From one Pristis pectinata isolate sPriPec2 chromosome 14, sPriPec2.1.pri, whole genome shotgun sequence genomic stretch:
- the chrm4a gene encoding muscarinic acetylcholine receptor M4, translated as MLSIKVNRQLQTVNNYFLFSLACADLIIAIFSMNLYTIYVIKGYWPLGAVVCDLWLALDYVTSNASVMNLLIISFDRYFCVTKPLTYPARRTNKMAGLMIAAAWILSFILWAPAILFWKFVVGERTVKEGQCYIQFLSNPGVTFGTAIAAFYLPVVIMTVLYIQVSLASRSRMKSHRTESQKEKTSRSSNLLKGYFSRHQNNNNTPKPTTDSFGDTVKNGKLEENSSTNPGAASHREEKTSNESSSASTAPSILKGDVVQNAQLPALNKMQGSKWSRIKIVTKQSGNECVTAIEIMPGNATHNVAENKPGNVARKFANIARSQVRKRRQVAAREKKVTRTIFAILLAFILTWTPYNVMVLISTFCEECVPETVWTIGYWLCYINSTVNPACYALCNITFKKTFKQLLLCKYKNIGNAR; from the coding sequence ATGTTATCCATCAAAGTTAATCGTCAGTTGCAGACTGTGAACAACTACTTCTTATTTAGCTTGGCCTGCGCTGATCTCATCATTGCAATCTTTTCTATGAACTTGTACACCATCTATGTTATTAAAGGCTACTGGCCACTGGGTGCTGTGGTCTGCGACTTGTGGCTAGCCCTGGATTACGTTACAAGTAACGCTTCTGTCATGAACCTGCTGATCATCAGTTTCGATAGGTACTTCTGCGTTACCAAGCCACTGACCTATCCGGCTCGAAGGACCAATAAGATGGCTGGGCTAATGATAGCGGCGGCTTGGATCCTTTCTTTCATTTTGTGGGCGCCAGCCATCCTTTTCTGGAAGTTCGTTGTTGGCGAACGCACCGTGAAAGAGGGCCAGTGTTACATTCAGTTCCTCTCCAACCCCGGCGTGACATTTGGCACGGCTATCGCAGCCTTCTACCTCCCAGTAGTCATCATGACCGTCCTCTACATCCAAGTTTCTCTGGCCAGCAGGAGCAGGATGAAAAGCCACAGGACCGAGAGTCAGAAAGAGAAGACCTCTCGCTCTTCCAACTTGCTCAAGGGTTACTTTAGCAGGCACCAGAATAACAACAACACGCCCAAACCGACGACGGATTCCTTCGGTGACACGGTCAAGAATGGGAAGTTGGAGGAGAATTCCTCCACCAACCCCGGGGCGGCCAGCCACCGAGAGGAGAAGACGTCCAACGAATCCAGCTCCGCCAGTACCGCCCCGTCCATCCTCAAAGGGGACGTGGTGCAGAACGCGCAGCTCCCTGCGCTCAATAAGATGCAGGGCTCCAAGTGGTCAAGGATCAAGATAGTCACCAAGCAGAGCGGCAACGAGTGTGTCACCGCCATCGAGATCATGCCCGGCAACGCCACCCACAACGTGGCGGAGAACAAGCCCGGCAACGTGGCCAGGAAATTCGCCAACATTGCCAGAAGCCAAGTCCGAAAGCGGCGCCAAGTGGCGGCCAGAGAAAAGAAGGTCACCCGGACGATCTTTGCGATCCTTCTGGCGTTTATCCTAACGTGGACCCCTTACAATGTCATGGTGCTCATCAGCACCTTCTGCGAGGAGTGTGTCCCCGAGACTGTCTGGACCATTGGCTACTGGCTGTGTTACATCAACAGCACCGTGAACCCAGCTTGTTACGCcctctgcaacattaccttcaaGAAGACTTTCAAACAGTTGTTACTGTGCAAGTACAAGAATATTGGCAATGCAAGATAA